One region of Mangifera indica cultivar Alphonso chromosome 3, CATAS_Mindica_2.1, whole genome shotgun sequence genomic DNA includes:
- the LOC123210261 gene encoding PGR5-like protein 1A, chloroplastic: MMASKLVAFYNCVPRRVFTAPVQKPVLVSLPSSTKVQSNVRQFYLRRKLFLLPSKATAEQPGQVEEDEVIDGKILPYCSLDKKQEKKSLGEMEQEFLQALQAFYYEGKAIMSNEEFDNLKEELMWEGSSVVMLSSDEQKFLEASMAYVSGKPIMSDEEFDKLKTRLKIEGSEIVAEGPRCSLRSRKVYSDLTVDYLKMLLLNVPATLIALGLFFFLDDLTGFEITYLLELPEPFSFIFTWFAAVPLIVYLATSLTKLILKDFLILKGPCPNCGTENNSFFGTILSVSSGGTSNSVKCSNCGTSMVYDANTRLITLPEGSEA, translated from the exons ATGATGGCTAGCAAATTGGTGGCCTTTTATAATTGTGTGCCTCGTCGTGTGTTTACTGCTCCTGTACAGAAGCCGGTATTGGTTTCTTTGCCATCTTCAACAAAGGTTCAGTCTAATGTAAGGCAGTTTTATCTTCGACGGAAATTGTTTCTACTTCCTTCCAAAGCTACTGCTGAACAACCAG GCCAGGTTGAAGAAGATGAGGTTATTGATGGTAAAATTCTGCCATATTGCAGCCTAGACAAGAAACAGGAGAAGAAGTCATTGGGTGAAATGGAACAAGAGTTTCTTCAGGCACTACAA GCTTTCTACTATGAAGGAAAAGCTATTATGTCAAATGAGGAATTCGATAATCTAAAGGAAGAACTTATGTGGGAAGGAAGCAGCGTTGTCATGCTAA GTTCTGATGAGCAGAAGTTCTTGGAAGCATCAATGGCTTATGTATCAGGGAAACCTATCATGTCTGATGAAGAGTTTGATAAACTGAAGACGAGACTCAAG ATAGAAGGAAGTGAAATTGTAGCTGAGGGTCCAAGATGCAGCCTCCGTAGTAGAAAG GTTTACAGTGACCTGACAGTTGACTATCTCAAAATGTTGCTGTTGAATGTGCCAGCTACTTTAATTGCTCTAGGATT GTTTTTCTTCCTGGATGATCTGACTGGATTTGAAATCACATATCTTTTGGag CTACCAGAGCCATTCAGTTTCATTTTTACCTGGTTCGCTGCAGTGCCTCTCATCGTTTATTTAGCTACATCACTCacaaaattgattttgaaagatttcTTGATCCTGAAG GGACCCTGTCCTAACTGTGGCACAGAGAACAACTCATTTTTCGGAACCATATTATCAGTTTCTAGTGGTGGAACCAGCAATAGTGTTAAGTGCTCAAA CTGCGGGACCTCTATGGTTTACGATGCAAACACGCGGTTGATTACATTGCCAGAGGGAAGTGAAGCTTGA
- the LOC123212488 gene encoding uncharacterized protein LOC123212488 yields the protein MGSPFFLGLVILSVASVKAEAEGIKSVRLLDLVIRDYTFKSLDNHLRTGTLHNVHLPANLSGIKVDTVRYRCGSLRRYGAHVKEFHIGIGVTVQPCLERVMVVRQYLGYNWSSIYYSNYDLSGYQLVSPVLGLLAYNAGTNIDFNNRFQLGILANQKPIIIDFRNVTAARVSNVSGIKPLCANFQGDGKVILTNQVSPFVCVATKHGHFGLVTARQPPPTPPPQPTEYSKKKISRWKLAVGTSVGSAVGAFLLGLLLVAMFVKVKKKARMEELERRAYEEEALQVSMVGHIRAPTASVTRTFPTIEHEYISCS from the coding sequence ATGGGTTCTCCTTTCTTTCTAGGATTGGTAATTCTGTCAGTTGCATCGGTAAAAGCTGAAGCTGAAGGGATCAAATCAGTTCGTCTTCTTGATCTTGTCATCAGGGACTACACATTCAAGTCCTTAGACAACCACTTGAGGACGGGAACACTTCACAATGTACATTTACCGGCAAATCTCTCCGGCATCAAAGTGGACACAGTGAGATACAGATGCGGCAGTCTACGAAGATACGGCGCACATGTAAAGGAATTTCATATAGGGATTGGTGTAACTGTGCAGCCATGTTTGGAGAGAGTTATGGTAGTTAGGCAATACCTTGGCTATAACTGGTCTTCTATATATTATTCTAACTATGATCTATCCGGATATCAACTTGTGTCACCTGTTTTAGGCCTCCTAGCTTATAATGCTGGTACCAATATCGATTTCAATAACCGTTTTCAGCTTGGAATTCTTGCTAATCAAAAGCCTATCATCATAGACTTCAGAAATGTTACTGCAGCTAGAGTCTCCAATGTGTCGGGAATCAAACCATTGTGTGCTAACTTTCAAGGAGACGGGAAAGTGATACTCACAAACCAGGTATCACCCTTTGTTTGTGTTGCAACAAAGCACGGCCATTTTGGTTTGGTCACGGCTCGTCAGCCACCGCCAACACCACCGCCGCAACCAACCGAATATAGTAAGAAGAAGATTAGCCGATGGAAACTTGCAGTGGGGACTTCAGTTGGCTCTGCTGTGGGTGCATTTCTTCTGGGATTGCTCTTAGTGGCAATGTTTGTTAAGGTAAAGAAGAAGGCAAGAATGGAGGAGTTGGAGAGGCGGGCTTATGAAGAAGAGGCTCTGCAGGTTTCAATGGTTGGGCATATCAGAGCGCCGACAGCATCAGTTACAAGAACATTTCCAACAATTGAACATGAGTACATATCTTgctcttga
- the LOC123211317 gene encoding protein STAY-GREEN homolog, chloroplastic-like, producing MACLVASPKLPLEPKPCPFVTRTSYKKKCKSIAPVARLFGPAIFEASKLKVLFLGVDEKKHPGKLPRTYTLTHSDITSKLTLAISQTINNSQLQGWYNRLQRDEVVAEWKQVKGKMSLHVHCHISGGHFLLDLCARLRFFIFCKELPVVLKAFVHGDGNLLNNYPELQEALVWVYFHSNIPEFNRVECWGPLKEAVERSSGDGGTNQESLISNWKLPETCQELCSCCFPPMSLIPWSQKLPQENENHGTQESFQQQI from the exons ATGGCTTGTTTGGTTGCTTCTCCGAAGCTTCCACTAGAGCCTAAACCTTGTCCCTTTGTTACTAGAACATCATACAAGAAAAAATGCAAATCTATTGCTCct GTGGCAAGATTGTTTGGACCAGCTATATTTGAGGCTTCAAAGTTGAAGGTTTTGTTTCTGGGTGTGGATGAAAAGAAGCATCCAGGGAAGTTGCCAAGAACTTATACACTTACTCACAGTGATATAACATCCAAGCTTACTTTGGCCATCTCACAAACCATAAACAATTCTCAG CTGCAGGGTTGGTATAACAGGTTGCAAAGAGATGAAGTTGTGGCAGAGTGGAAGCAAGTAAAGGGAAAGATGTCTCTACATGTTCACTGTCACATAAGCGGAGGACATTTTTTATTGGACTTGTGTGCTAGACTTAGATTCTTCATCTTCTGCAAGGAACTCCCAGTG GTACTGAAGGCTTTTGTTCATGGGGATGGAAATTTGCTCAATAATTATCCGGAGTTGCAGGAGGCTCTGGTTTGggtttattttcattcaaacatTCCAGAATTCAATAGAGTGGAATGCTGGGGACCTCTCAAGGAAGCTGTTGAGCGATCTAGTGGGGACGGTGGGACTAATCAGGAAAGTTTAATCAGCAACTGGAAATTACCAGAGACATGTCAAGAGCTCTGCAGCTGTTGCTTTCCACCAATGAGCTTGATCCCATGGTCACAAAAGCTTCCCCAGGAAAATGAAAATCATGGGACCCAAGAAAGCTTCCAACAACAAATCTAA
- the LOC123211315 gene encoding protein FIZZY-RELATED 2-like produces the protein MDDPTEAPKLTNHRLNVPSTMSVQSLTPPSHHISRMINSNYQQSPSRTIYSDRFIPSRSASNFDLFNISQPSPNSPTPVDTHKDDNSGTYTALLRAALFGPDTPHKKDVSGPPLRRNIFKFKSETRQSMHSLSPFGFDDDVASGVSHSPVKSPRKVPRSPYKILDAPALQDDFYLNLVDWSSHNVLAVGLGNCVYLWNACSSKVTKLCDLGVDDSVCSVGWAQRGTHLAVGTSHGKLQIWDASRCKRVRTMEGHRLRVGALAWSSCLLSSGSRDKSILQRDINAPEDFVSKLSGHKSEVCGLKWSYDNRELASGGNDNRLFVWNQHSTQPVLKYCEHTAAVKAIAWSPHLHGLLASGGGTADRCIRFWNTTTNTHLSCMDTGSQVCNLVWSKNVNELVSTHGYSQNQIIVWRYPTMSKLATLTGHTYRVLYLAISPDGQTIVTGAGDETLRFWNVFPSPKSQNTDSEIGASSFGRTTIR, from the exons ATGGACGATCCCACGGAAGCTCCAAAGCTCACCAATCACCGTCTCAATGTACCATCGACAATGTCTGTTCAATCACTCACACCGCCGTCGCATCACATCAGTCGCATGATCAACTCCAATTACCAACAGTCGCCGTCGCGAACCATTTACTCTGATAGGTTTATCCCCAGCAGATCCGCCTCAAATTTCGACCTCTTCAACATTTCTCAGCCGTCTCCTAACTCTCCGACGCCTGTGGACACTCACAAGGATGATAATTCTGGGACCTACACTGCCCTTCTCCGGGCTGCCCTCTTTGGGCCCGACACACCCCATAAGAAAGACGTGTCTGGGCCGCCTCTGCGTCggaatatttttaagtttaaatcagAGACTAGGCAGTCTATGCACTCACTTTCGCCTTTTGGGTTCGATGATGACGTGGCATCCGGGGTCAGTCACAGCCCCGTGAAGTCCCCGAGGAAGGTCCCAAGGTCGCCTTACAAA ATTTTGGATGCACCAGCTCTGCAAgatgatttttatttgaacttagTGGACTGGTCGTCGCATAATGTATTGGCTGTGGGGTTGGGAAATTGTGTGTATTTGTGGAATGCTTGTAGCAGCAAG GTGACAAAACTATGTGATTTGGGAGTTGATGATAGTGTGTGTTCAGTGGGGTGGGCGCAGCGTGGTACACATCTTGCTGTTGGAACTAGCCATGGGAAACTTCAG ATATGGGATGCATCTCGTTGTAAGAGGGTGAGAACTATGGAGGGACATCGATTACGTGTTGGGGCTTTAGCATGGAGTTCATGTCTGTTGTCTTCTGGTAGCCGGGATAAGAGTATTCTGCAACGAGATATAAATGCTCCAGAGGATTTTGTCAGTAAACTATCTGGACACAAGTCAGAG GTGTGTGGGCTGAAGTGGTCTTATGATAATCGTGAACTAGCATCTGGTGGAAATGATAACAGA CTTTTTGTTTGGAATCAACATTCAACTCAGCCAGTGTTGAAATACTGTGAGCATACAGCAGCTGTAAAAGCAATTGCCTGGTCTCCCCATCTTCACGGACTTCTTGCCTCTGGGGGTGGTACAGCTGACCGCTGTATTCGTTTCTGGAATACAACCACTAATACACATTTGAGTTGCATGGACACAGGCAGTCAG GTATGCAATCTTGTGTGGTCTAAGAATGTCAATGAGCTTGTCAGCACTCATGGATACTCCCAGAACCAGATAATTGTTTGGAGATACCCAACCATGTCAAAG TTAGCGACTCTCACGGGCCATACATACAGAGTTCTTTATCTTGCTATCTCACCTGATGGGCAG aCGATAGTCACTGGAGCAGGAGATGAAACACTCAGATTTTGGAATGTGTTTCCGTCCCCTAAATCTCAG AACACGGATAGTGAGATTGGAGCATCCTCCTTTGGAAGGACAACGATTCGGTGA